A single region of the Selenomonas sp. oral taxon 920 genome encodes:
- a CDS encoding ABC1 kinase family protein, with amino-acid sequence MLGTLLQSTENKNAALRLREMVTVLRRHDIVHGLTPAKLRAIFEDLGPTFVKFGQIMSMRPDFLPTEYCDELMKLQTGARPLPFPVILSIVEQEYNREWNKVFRTIDSTPLGSASIAQAHRAQLTNGEQVVIKVQRPGIHEIMRMDLTLMKRAATIIRLVSRDDVVDFRTLMDEMWNIAKQEMDFLIEAGHIEEFSHLNRDNPFISCPRVLRDLSTQYILVMEYIDGIPLDQTDALHAAGINVTQIGRRLGENYAKQIIEDGFFHGDPHPGNIRVRNGTIVWLDLGMMGRLSNRDRTALRRAILALATHDTFEMKAAVLALGIVRGRINHAQLYQDIDVMMEQYGSLDFTDVHMGVLTNQILGILRMHHIGCPSGLAMFARGVMTVEIVMRRCAPEVSFLEIFARSLSLGIVQGMTWREGLTKARQEGIMLLRKSVQIPEQLADLLKMTMSGQAKLNIDLTGSEEPVQRFDKMINKLIIALLCAALLIASSTICTTDMKPQLGGIPVLGILGYLIAFILSIRLIWNIHKGV; translated from the coding sequence ATGCTGGGTACATTGCTGCAGAGCACGGAGAACAAGAACGCCGCTCTGCGTCTGCGCGAGATGGTCACCGTTCTGCGCCGTCATGACATCGTGCACGGTCTGACCCCTGCAAAGCTGCGCGCCATCTTCGAGGATCTCGGTCCCACCTTTGTCAAGTTCGGGCAGATCATGAGTATGCGCCCAGACTTCCTCCCGACGGAGTACTGCGACGAGCTCATGAAACTGCAGACAGGCGCGCGCCCCCTTCCCTTCCCCGTCATCCTCTCCATCGTGGAGCAGGAGTACAACCGCGAGTGGAACAAGGTCTTTCGCACGATCGACAGTACGCCGCTCGGTTCTGCGAGCATCGCGCAGGCGCACCGCGCGCAGCTGACAAACGGCGAACAGGTCGTCATCAAGGTGCAGCGTCCCGGTATCCATGAGATCATGCGCATGGATCTCACGCTCATGAAGCGCGCCGCCACCATCATCCGTCTCGTCAGTCGTGATGATGTCGTCGATTTTCGCACCCTCATGGACGAGATGTGGAACATCGCCAAGCAGGAGATGGATTTTCTGATTGAGGCGGGACATATCGAGGAGTTCTCCCATCTCAACCGCGACAATCCTTTCATCTCCTGTCCGCGCGTCCTGCGCGATCTCTCCACCCAGTACATCCTCGTCATGGAGTACATCGACGGCATCCCGCTTGACCAGACCGATGCCCTGCACGCAGCAGGCATCAATGTCACCCAGATCGGACGGCGCCTCGGAGAGAACTACGCAAAGCAGATCATCGAGGACGGCTTCTTCCATGGTGACCCGCACCCCGGCAACATTCGCGTGCGAAACGGCACCATCGTCTGGCTCGATCTCGGCATGATGGGACGCCTCAGCAACCGTGACCGTACGGCACTGCGCCGCGCGATCCTCGCGCTTGCGACCCACGACACCTTTGAGATGAAGGCCGCCGTCCTCGCGCTCGGCATTGTCAGGGGACGCATCAATCACGCCCAACTCTACCAAGATATTGACGTGATGATGGAGCAGTACGGCTCCCTCGATTTCACCGACGTCCACATGGGTGTGCTGACGAATCAGATCCTGGGTATCCTGCGTATGCACCACATCGGCTGCCCAAGCGGGCTTGCGATGTTTGCGCGCGGCGTTATGACTGTGGAGATCGTCATGCGGCGCTGTGCCCCCGAGGTCAGCTTCCTCGAGATCTTTGCGCGCAGCCTCTCACTCGGCATCGTGCAGGGCATGACATGGCGCGAGGGACTCACCAAGGCACGGCAGGAGGGCATCATGCTCCTGCGCAAGTCCGTCCAGATCCCCGAGCAGCTTGCCGACCTCCTGAAGATGACCATGAGCGGACAGGCGAAGCTCAACATTGACCTCACCGGCTCGGAGGAACCCGTACAGCGCTTTGACAAGATGATCAACAAACTCATCATTGCCCTCCTGTGCGCGGCGCTTCTCATCGCCTCGAGCACCATCTGTACGACGGATATGAAGCCGCAGCTCGGCGGCATCCCCGTGCTCGGCATTCTCGGCTATCTCATTGCATTCATCCTGAGTATTCGGCTGATCTGGAACATCCACAAGGGAGTGTAG
- a CDS encoding ABC-F family ATP-binding cassette domain-containing protein, with protein MITVNNLSLQFGKRVLYKDVNLKFTPGNCYGIIGANGAGKSTFLKLLSGDIEPTGGIVDITPGERLAVLKQDHYAYDEVEVLRTVIMGHARLVEIMDEKDALYEKPDFSDEDGMRASELEAEFAELDGWNAETEAAQLLNGLGVPDAKHTLKMNELSPAEKVRVLLAQALFGSPDILLLDEPTNHLDVTSINWLENFLVDFPNTVIVVSHDRHFLNQVCTYICDVDFGKISLFAGNYDFWYQSSQLALQMAKDANKKKEEKIKELQTFIQRFSANASKSRQATSRKKLLDRITLDDIKPSTRRYPYIAFTPDREAGDQLLTVEGLSKEVDGRQLLKNVSFTLKKGDKVAFVGPNGAAKTMLFKILMGEEEADEGTFKWGVTTTQTYLPSDNSAYFDDVKLNLVDWLRQYSKDPDETFVRGFLGRMLFSGEESQKRAEVLSGGERVRCMLSRMMLSGANVLIFDEPTDHLDLESITALNNGLMSFSGTILFASRDHEFTQTVANRIIEITPVGVVDRISTYDEFLSNETVKQQLAEKYKAAE; from the coding sequence ATGATCACCGTCAACAATCTGAGCCTGCAGTTCGGCAAGCGCGTCCTCTACAAGGATGTCAATCTGAAATTCACCCCCGGCAACTGCTACGGCATCATCGGCGCAAACGGCGCGGGCAAGTCCACCTTTCTAAAGCTCCTCTCGGGCGACATCGAGCCGACGGGCGGCATCGTGGATATCACGCCGGGCGAACGCCTCGCTGTTCTGAAGCAGGATCACTATGCCTACGATGAGGTCGAGGTGCTGCGCACGGTCATCATGGGGCACGCACGTCTCGTAGAGATCATGGACGAGAAGGACGCGCTCTACGAGAAGCCCGACTTCTCCGATGAGGACGGCATGCGCGCCTCGGAGCTCGAAGCAGAGTTCGCCGAGCTCGACGGCTGGAACGCAGAGACGGAGGCGGCACAGCTGCTCAATGGACTTGGCGTGCCCGATGCGAAGCATACGCTCAAGATGAACGAGCTCTCCCCTGCAGAGAAGGTGCGCGTTCTGCTCGCGCAGGCGCTCTTCGGCTCGCCCGACATCCTGCTCCTCGACGAGCCGACGAACCACCTCGACGTGACCTCAATCAACTGGCTCGAGAACTTCCTTGTAGACTTCCCAAACACGGTTATTGTCGTCTCACATGACCGCCACTTCCTCAATCAGGTCTGCACCTATATCTGCGACGTAGACTTCGGCAAGATTTCGCTCTTTGCCGGCAACTACGACTTCTGGTATCAGTCGAGTCAGCTTGCCCTGCAGATGGCAAAGGACGCAAACAAGAAGAAAGAGGAGAAGATCAAGGAGCTCCAGACGTTCATTCAACGGTTCTCGGCAAATGCCTCGAAGTCCCGTCAGGCGACCTCGCGCAAGAAGCTTCTCGACCGCATCACACTCGACGACATCAAGCCCTCCACACGCCGCTACCCCTACATCGCCTTTACCCCCGACCGCGAAGCGGGCGATCAGCTGCTGACCGTCGAAGGGCTTTCAAAGGAAGTGGACGGCCGTCAGCTCCTCAAAAATGTCAGCTTCACGCTCAAAAAGGGCGACAAGGTCGCCTTTGTCGGCCCGAACGGCGCGGCAAAGACGATGCTCTTCAAGATCCTCATGGGCGAGGAGGAGGCGGACGAGGGTACGTTCAAATGGGGCGTGACGACCACGCAGACCTACCTTCCCTCGGACAACAGTGCCTACTTCGACGATGTCAAGCTGAACCTTGTCGACTGGCTGCGCCAGTACTCGAAGGATCCGGACGAGACGTTCGTGCGCGGCTTCCTCGGACGTATGCTCTTCTCGGGCGAAGAGAGCCAGAAGCGCGCCGAGGTGCTCTCAGGCGGTGAGCGCGTGCGCTGTATGCTCTCACGCATGATGCTCTCCGGCGCGAACGTGCTGATCTTCGACGAGCCGACCGACCACCTCGACCTCGAATCCATTACGGCACTCAACAACGGGCTGATGTCATTCAGCGGCACGATTCTCTTCGCCTCGCGCGACCACGAGTTCACGCAAACGGTTGCGAACCGCATTATCGAGATCACGCCCGTCGGCGTTGTTGACCGCATCTCGACCTACGATGAATTCCTCAGCAACGAGACCGTAAAGCAGCAGCTTGCAGAGAAGTATAAAGCCGCGGAATAA
- a CDS encoding glucosaminidase domain-containing protein: MRKDTVLRGSLAAALMGFCILTVTSGEARRVHDPDTTTKVRTERGAEVEEKPDFRMRIDALIKEAEKANAVAAEKPLFSVPQTLSEYDTAIIGTPLASQEQCVDYLLSVNPYPAISVTPRELVAYYYEEGAREGIRPDVAFAQALKETGFFRYGGTVTPDQNNYCGLGTTSATVKGAYFATSQIGVRAHIQHLLAYASTREPMQPVVDPRYSLVRNVYGTNTLGHWQDLNGRWAVPGDSYGQSILSMFRAILHK; this comes from the coding sequence TTGCGAAAGGATACTGTTCTGCGCGGCTCTCTTGCCGCCGCCCTCATGGGGTTCTGCATTCTGACTGTGACGAGCGGTGAGGCACGCCGCGTACACGATCCGGATACGACAACGAAGGTCCGCACAGAGCGCGGCGCAGAGGTCGAGGAAAAGCCCGATTTTCGCATGCGCATTGACGCACTCATCAAGGAAGCAGAGAAGGCAAATGCCGTTGCTGCGGAAAAGCCGCTCTTCAGTGTTCCTCAAACACTCTCGGAATACGATACCGCCATCATCGGCACGCCGCTCGCAAGTCAGGAGCAGTGCGTGGACTATCTCCTGAGTGTGAATCCATATCCTGCCATCTCCGTCACGCCGCGCGAACTTGTCGCCTACTACTACGAGGAGGGTGCCCGCGAGGGCATCCGCCCCGATGTTGCCTTTGCCCAAGCGCTGAAGGAGACCGGCTTCTTCCGCTACGGCGGCACGGTGACCCCGGATCAGAACAACTACTGTGGGCTCGGCACGACGAGTGCAACTGTGAAGGGCGCCTATTTCGCCACCTCGCAGATCGGGGTGCGCGCACACATTCAGCACCTGCTCGCCTATGCATCGACACGTGAGCCCATGCAGCCCGTTGTTGATCCAAGATATAGTCTTGTACGCAACGTCTACGGCACAAACACACTCGGTCATTGGCAGGATCTCAACGGACGCTGGGCGGTTCCCGGTGACTCCTACGGGCAGAGCATTCTGTCGATGTTCCGCGCGATCCTGCACAAGTAG
- a CDS encoding nitrate reductase, producing the protein MYGKERGLRTALSTAFVLAAVAALTLVLTAALLARTGMPFTAAYTVSILAAVVGTLAVSRGGRTLLALPSPAVTAWLVYEEIIARGLSWQEMLGIAAVTSCVGMLLTRTKYADAWTRALPPIVRTGLVLGLGCGMLTAAALYARILLPSPWALSMGGTLSDPLTYFTLTGILLVLVLHARNVRTALPLGMVLIGALTWAEGFWEIPPAPFLMPDLGGAAGALTLAQSDPFAAAGLGLTLLLALLIESMAVLAAEAEPITRQQPLAPLFGVSGCMSLLGAFPLTIAPISAALPEASEDRRIAGIPLTACLTALLLLLLLPCAVLMQALADFPAVPAIALAVLGLMLLVRALQMLPRAAHFTLREGAVIAAFILAAYDVRTGLTLALFLFTLLTAARGERATHATWGLTVLFSLFFLVQWIR; encoded by the coding sequence ATGTACGGCAAAGAGAGAGGGCTGCGCACGGCTCTCAGCACGGCGTTCGTCCTCGCTGCCGTCGCTGCCCTGACGCTCGTGCTGACGGCGGCACTGCTTGCACGCACAGGCATGCCGTTCACAGCGGCGTATACGGTCAGCATTCTCGCAGCGGTCGTCGGGACGCTTGCCGTCTCGCGCGGCGGAAGGACGCTGCTCGCACTCCCCTCCCCTGCCGTCACTGCATGGCTCGTCTATGAGGAGATCATCGCACGCGGACTTTCGTGGCAGGAGATGCTCGGCATTGCGGCTGTCACATCCTGCGTTGGTATGCTGCTCACACGCACGAAGTATGCCGACGCATGGACGCGCGCGCTTCCTCCGATTGTCCGCACGGGTCTGGTCTTAGGCCTGGGGTGCGGTATGCTGACAGCAGCGGCACTCTATGCACGCATACTCCTGCCGTCGCCGTGGGCGCTCTCGATGGGCGGTACACTCAGTGATCCCCTCACCTACTTTACGCTCACGGGCATTCTGCTCGTTCTCGTGCTCCATGCGCGAAACGTACGCACAGCCCTGCCGCTCGGGATGGTTCTCATCGGCGCGCTCACTTGGGCAGAGGGCTTCTGGGAGATTCCCCCCGCACCGTTTCTCATGCCCGACCTTGGAGGGGCGGCAGGTGCCCTGACGCTCGCACAGTCCGATCCATTTGCGGCTGCAGGGCTCGGGCTGACACTGCTGCTCGCTCTCCTAATTGAGAGTATGGCAGTACTTGCTGCGGAGGCGGAGCCCATAACGCGGCAGCAGCCTCTTGCCCCCCTCTTTGGTGTGAGCGGCTGCATGAGTCTTCTCGGCGCGTTCCCTCTGACGATCGCGCCGATCTCAGCCGCGCTGCCGGAGGCGTCGGAGGATCGCCGTATTGCAGGCATTCCGCTGACGGCGTGTCTCACGGCACTCCTGCTGCTGCTCCTCCTGCCCTGTGCAGTACTCATGCAGGCACTCGCAGACTTTCCCGCCGTACCTGCAATCGCACTTGCTGTGCTGGGGCTGATGCTCCTCGTGCGCGCCTTGCAGATGCTGCCCCGTGCCGCACATTTCACGCTGCGCGAGGGCGCTGTCATCGCTGCGTTCATCCTCGCGGCGTACGATGTGCGGACAGGGCTGACGCTTGCGCTCTTTCTGTTTACGCTGCTCACGGCGGCGCGCGGGGAAAGAGCCACGCACGCGACATGGGGGCTCACGGTGCTTTTCAGCTTGTTTTTTCTGGTTCAATGGATTCGATAG
- a CDS encoding tyrosine-type recombinase/integrase encodes MSKIRIRKRGKTYSYSFDISKNPRRMKEKGGFATEDEAFDAGVKAYADWKSGNIGITSEKVKLRDYLASWLENVVRPNVKRTTYQNYSCAIKLRVLPRLGGIFLQDLRPRDVAAWVQELASKGFAAGTIMQAKSVLSAALKYAVYPAELIAVNPATNIPIPRCAPRKVIKRVIITPEQFAAIPKATTCYPAIKIMYHTGMRISETLGLTWEDIDLNTGKICVSRQRFEAGYFDTPKTESSARVFYVDASFISYLRALRAEQAEHQMRFGQAYQLAYEDSRDDRALVLLPKKLPAPDYLLRRSLVCIRPNGVPLHHTSVTLVLRKSGLNPHSFRHTHATKLIEAGAKPVDVAARLGHANANITQNLYAHDTEDMMQETARIFGDIVGK; translated from the coding sequence ATGTCCAAGATACGCATACGAAAGCGTGGAAAAACGTACTCGTACAGCTTCGACATTTCGAAGAATCCGCGCCGCATGAAAGAGAAAGGAGGATTTGCCACCGAGGATGAAGCATTTGACGCGGGCGTAAAGGCATACGCCGACTGGAAGTCCGGCAACATCGGTATCACATCTGAGAAGGTGAAGCTGCGGGACTACCTCGCCTCATGGCTTGAGAATGTCGTGCGCCCGAACGTGAAGCGGACGACATATCAAAACTATTCCTGCGCAATAAAACTCCGTGTTCTTCCCCGTTTGGGAGGTATCTTTTTACAAGACCTTCGCCCGCGCGATGTTGCTGCGTGGGTGCAGGAACTTGCAAGTAAAGGTTTTGCTGCCGGAACGATCATGCAGGCGAAGTCTGTGTTGTCTGCTGCACTGAAGTATGCCGTTTATCCGGCAGAGCTCATTGCTGTCAATCCGGCGACGAATATCCCTATTCCCCGCTGTGCGCCGCGCAAGGTGATAAAACGCGTGATCATAACACCGGAGCAGTTTGCCGCCATCCCCAAAGCTACAACCTGCTACCCCGCCATCAAGATCATGTATCACACGGGAATGCGCATCAGCGAAACACTAGGACTGACATGGGAGGATATCGACCTGAACACAGGTAAGATTTGTGTCTCACGTCAGCGATTCGAGGCGGGCTATTTTGATACGCCGAAAACAGAGAGCAGCGCGCGTGTATTCTATGTAGACGCATCTTTTATTTCCTACCTCCGCGCGCTTCGCGCTGAGCAAGCAGAGCATCAGATGCGTTTCGGGCAAGCCTATCAACTGGCCTACGAGGATTCACGCGATGATCGGGCTCTGGTTCTTCTCCCGAAGAAACTTCCTGCGCCGGATTACCTCCTGCGCCGTTCGCTCGTCTGTATCCGTCCGAATGGTGTCCCACTCCATCACACGTCCGTCACGCTTGTTTTGCGAAAGTCAGGGCTCAATCCGCACAGTTTTCGTCATACCCACGCAACGAAGCTGATTGAGGCGGGGGCAAAGCCGGTTGATGTCGCAGCTCGCCTTGGACATGCCAATGCGAACATCACGCAAAACCTCTATGCACACGACACAGAGGATATGATGCAGGAGACTGCTCGCATCTTTGGGGATATTGTAGGCAAGTAA
- a CDS encoding rhodanese-like domain-containing protein has translation MNLLRIPILLLLILLNFNATSAEQSQQKEQVEYSFITLKEYLNAPDAVQVIDVRSEQSRERNKKEVAGEIWINPYKKKPLDDFIAQQDKSKAYMIFCSCPDDGYSIRAAQILFQNGFTNVKVLKDAAKHIEKGRLPMVDMKGEKA, from the coding sequence ATGAACCTATTACGTATCCCTATTCTATTGTTGCTCATCCTGCTGAATTTCAATGCCACATCAGCTGAGCAGTCACAACAAAAAGAGCAAGTTGAGTATTCCTTCATAACTCTCAAAGAATACTTAAACGCCCCGGATGCCGTGCAGGTAATTGATGTTCGTTCCGAGCAAAGCAGAGAGCGGAACAAGAAGGAGGTCGCCGGTGAAATATGGATTAACCCATATAAGAAGAAACCTCTTGATGATTTTATTGCCCAGCAAGATAAATCAAAAGCTTACATGATCTTTTGCTCATGTCCTGACGACGGTTATTCTATTCGTGCAGCGCAGATTCTATTTCAAAATGGATTTACAAACGTCAAAGTCTTAAAAGACGCCGCAAAACATATTGAGAAAGGTCGCCTGCCGATGGTAGATATGAAGGGAGAGAAAGCATAA
- a CDS encoding ImmA/IrrE family metallo-endopeptidase, with translation MITDVRTVLQDLPVAVKGFVVTDENGDPTIVLNARHNRETNIETYQHELAHILGNDLYRTESADEIEAWSH, from the coding sequence ATGATTACTGATGTGAGAACAGTCTTACAAGACTTGCCCGTTGCGGTCAAAGGATTCGTTGTAACGGATGAGAACGGCGATCCAACCATTGTGCTGAACGCACGCCACAACAGGGAAACAAACATAGAGACGTATCAACACGAGCTTGCACATATTTTAGGGAACGATCTCTACCGCACCGAATCAGCGGACGAGATTGAAGCATGGTCACATTAA
- a CDS encoding helix-turn-helix domain-containing protein, with protein MPNGSIGARLKALRLDRGLTQDEVGKRVLVSKQTLYKYENDIVTNIPVDKIELLAEVYHVTPAYIMGWEQPEEDVDDSPSYYDDPEVAAIANEMKENPNIRVLFDASRGLSKESIEEVRRFVEYQKAKERGDYDY; from the coding sequence ATGCCCAATGGTTCTATCGGGGCGCGTCTAAAAGCCCTTCGCTTAGACCGAGGGTTGACCCAAGACGAAGTAGGCAAGCGTGTACTCGTATCAAAGCAGACGCTATATAAGTACGAGAACGATATTGTCACAAATATCCCTGTGGACAAGATAGAACTACTTGCCGAGGTATATCATGTCACACCTGCCTACATCATGGGATGGGAGCAACCAGAAGAGGATGTTGATGATTCCCCATCCTACTACGACGACCCAGAGGTAGCAGCCATCGCAAACGAAATGAAAGAGAACCCCAACATCAGAGTTCTTTTTGATGCGTCGCGCGGTCTCAGCAAGGAATCGATCGAGGAAGTGCGACGCTTTGTTGAATATCAGAAAGCGAAGGAGCGCGGAGACTATGATTACTGA
- a CDS encoding DUF739 domain-containing protein, translating to MIKTDDLIGLMAKHRISQREMAKRLGITAKTFALKLKKGRFGSDEIEIMIEELEIEDPMSIFFAKEVAL from the coding sequence ATGATAAAAACGGATGATCTTATTGGTCTGATGGCAAAACATCGAATCTCACAGAGAGAAATGGCAAAAAGGCTTGGTATAACGGCGAAAACATTCGCACTCAAGTTAAAAAAGGGGCGCTTTGGTTCTGATGAAATCGAAATCATGATTGAGGAACTTGAGATTGAAGATCCTATGTCCATTTTTTTTGCCAAAGAAGTAGCTTTATAA
- a CDS encoding helix-turn-helix domain-containing protein, protein MGKTATDAAADAFVAGLMVGFDRIADEKLTEKVDALEQRIIERLPQVVALPPKPAEYPPDRLLSVGEIADLLGCSPRTVQTRMDKGELVYVLLDPSSNQRKVPYSWVMEYIHSLPRYVGKVREKKEVKGHA, encoded by the coding sequence ATGGGAAAGACGGCGACGGATGCGGCGGCAGATGCTTTCGTCGCGGGGCTCATGGTGGGTTTTGACAGGATCGCGGACGAGAAGCTGACGGAGAAGGTTGATGCGTTGGAGCAGCGGATTATCGAGCGTCTGCCGCAGGTGGTCGCTCTGCCGCCGAAACCTGCGGAGTATCCGCCCGATCGGCTGCTCAGTGTCGGCGAGATCGCCGATCTGCTCGGCTGTTCGCCGCGTACAGTACAGACGCGGATGGATAAGGGCGAACTGGTCTATGTGCTTCTTGACCCGAGCAGTAATCAGCGAAAAGTACCATATTCGTGGGTGATGGAGTACATTCACAGCCTTCCACGTTATGTGGGCAAAGTGAGGGAGAAAAAGGAGGTCAAGGGTCATGCGTGA
- a CDS encoding LysM peptidoglycan-binding domain-containing protein — MREFLKAALVGGAFIAAASLFSGAVNPWDDGKNAILVEETYVVKPGDTLWDIAEEYLAKNTGTRRYILEYKEGIYENNPWLVDRKGLIRPGDELQMTYWVKGEEE, encoded by the coding sequence ATGCGTGAGTTCTTAAAGGCGGCTCTCGTTGGCGGGGCGTTCATCGCGGCAGCATCGCTCTTCTCGGGGGCGGTGAATCCGTGGGACGACGGCAAGAATGCGATTCTCGTTGAGGAAACATATGTCGTCAAGCCCGGTGATACCCTCTGGGATATCGCGGAGGAGTACCTTGCCAAGAACACCGGCACCCGCCGGTACATCTTGGAATATAAAGAGGGCATCTACGAGAACAACCCGTGGCTCGTAGATCGCAAAGGGCTGATTCGTCCGGGCGACGAGTTGCAGATGACATACTGGGTGAAGGGGGAAGAGGAATGA